Proteins encoded together in one Flavobacteriales bacterium window:
- a CDS encoding ABC transporter permease, with the protein MNILYHVGRYFEFLGQVFGRPERMSLYGRRVAEEIDQLGVKSLGIVALLSVFMGAVITIQTASNIDAAWIPDYVVGFTARQSVILEFSPTIISLILAGKVGSNIAAEVGTMRVKEQIDALDIMGVNSASYLILPKIVAAMLINPFLIVISMFLSIFGGWVVSGLTGVVAPNAYIQGLQWDFDPFTVTYALIKTVVFAFIITSVAAYHGYHTQGGALEVGRSSTTAVVFSSVVILIANYMLTQLLLI; encoded by the coding sequence ATGAACATCCTCTACCACGTCGGGCGGTATTTCGAGTTCCTGGGCCAGGTGTTCGGCCGGCCGGAGCGGATGAGCCTGTATGGCCGTCGCGTCGCCGAGGAGATCGATCAGCTCGGTGTCAAGAGCCTGGGCATCGTCGCGCTGCTCTCGGTGTTCATGGGCGCGGTGATCACCATCCAGACGGCCAGCAACATCGATGCGGCCTGGATCCCGGACTACGTGGTGGGCTTCACCGCGCGCCAGAGCGTGATCCTGGAGTTCAGCCCCACCATCATCTCGCTCATCCTCGCCGGCAAGGTGGGCAGCAACATCGCCGCGGAGGTCGGCACCATGCGGGTGAAGGAACAGATCGATGCGCTCGACATCATGGGGGTCAACAGCGCCAGCTACCTGATCCTGCCCAAGATCGTGGCGGCCATGCTGATCAACCCCTTCCTCATCGTCATCAGCATGTTCCTGAGCATCTTCGGCGGTTGGGTGGTGAGCGGCCTCACCGGCGTGGTGGCCCCCAACGCGTACATCCAGGGGCTTCAGTGGGACTTCGACCCCTTCACGGTCACCTATGCCCTCATCAAGACGGTGGTGTTCGCCTTCATCATCACCAGCGTGGCGGCCTATCACGGGTATCACACCCAGGGAGGGGCGTTGGAGGTGGGCCGCAGCAGCACCACCGCGGTGGTGTTCAGCAGCGTGGTGATCCTCATCGCCAACTACATGCTCACCCAGCTGCTGCTCATATGA
- a CDS encoding SprT-like domain-containing protein, with protein sequence MRPTSGPDALRERLPAGAVPVVLDWLHRNRVQVRITPRRATKLGDYRTPVAGRPARISVNRDLNPYAFLVTLVHEFAHHATFESCGPRVRPHGIEWKRTYAELMRPYLAPAVLPEDVRGILAGHLTDATASSCSDPALVRVLRRYDDHAMPLLEELPEHTIFRFNERLFVKGAVRRSRVACRCLNDRRTYTIDRLAGVEVGSPVPLVMQEP encoded by the coding sequence ATGAGACCCACGAGCGGACCGGATGCGCTGCGCGAACGGCTGCCTGCCGGAGCCGTGCCGGTGGTGCTGGACTGGCTGCACCGCAACCGGGTGCAGGTGCGGATCACACCCCGCCGGGCCACGAAACTGGGCGACTACCGCACGCCCGTGGCCGGTCGGCCCGCGCGCATCTCGGTGAACCGGGACCTCAACCCGTACGCCTTCCTGGTGACGCTCGTGCATGAGTTCGCCCATCACGCCACCTTCGAAAGCTGCGGCCCTCGTGTGCGCCCCCACGGTATCGAGTGGAAGCGGACCTACGCCGAACTGATGCGTCCGTACCTGGCGCCGGCCGTGCTGCCCGAGGATGTGCGCGGGATCCTGGCCGGCCACCTGACCGACGCGACGGCGAGCAGCTGTTCCGACCCGGCGCTGGTGCGCGTGCTGCGGCGGTATGATGACCATGCGATGCCCTTGCTCGAAGAGCTTCCGGAACACACCATCTTCCGCTTCAATGAGCGCCTGTTCGTGAAGGGCGCGGTACGCCGCTCCCGGGTGGCCTGCCGCTGCCTCAACGACCGCCGCACCTACACCATCGACCGGCTGGCCGGCGTCGAGGTGGGCTCCCCGGTACCGCTCGTCATGCAAGAACCGTGA
- a CDS encoding NTP transferase domain-containing protein, with protein sequence MTDPRTYCVIMAGGIGSRFWPMSRTAYPKQFLDFLGLGRTLIQQTYDRFLALCPPENILVVTNAQYAPIVKQQLPGMKDAQILLEPARRNTAPCIAYANHVIAKRDPEARIIVAPSDHLVMKEQEFHDTVRLALRQATDHDCLITLGIMPNRPDTGYGYIQFVEEAGTAHPRVKRVRTFTEKPDHDTALRFIESGDFLWNSGIFIWTARSIRNAFKRHLPDMERAFEAGEEAYGTPDERAFIASVYGDCANISIDYGVMEKADNVFVVTSDFGWSDLGTWGSLYTHLPHDEAGNAVVGDQVKLYDCARTVVHVHDDRLVVLQGLEDHIVVSTKDALLVVRKHDEQKIKQFVNDATAEWGDKYV encoded by the coding sequence ATGACCGACCCTCGAACCTATTGCGTGATCATGGCCGGCGGCATCGGAAGCCGATTCTGGCCCATGAGCCGCACCGCCTATCCCAAGCAGTTCCTGGACTTCCTGGGCCTTGGACGCACGCTCATCCAGCAGACCTACGACCGTTTCCTCGCCCTCTGCCCCCCGGAGAACATCCTGGTGGTGACCAATGCCCAGTACGCGCCGATCGTGAAGCAGCAGCTGCCCGGCATGAAGGACGCACAGATCCTGTTGGAACCGGCCCGCCGCAATACCGCCCCTTGCATCGCCTACGCGAACCATGTGATCGCCAAGCGCGACCCCGAAGCCCGGATCATCGTGGCCCCGAGCGATCACTTGGTGATGAAGGAACAGGAGTTCCATGACACCGTGCGCCTCGCCCTCCGCCAGGCCACGGACCATGACTGCCTGATCACCCTCGGCATCATGCCCAACCGCCCGGACACCGGGTATGGCTACATCCAGTTCGTGGAGGAAGCGGGCACGGCCCATCCCCGTGTGAAACGGGTGCGCACCTTCACCGAGAAACCCGACCACGACACGGCCTTGCGCTTCATCGAGAGCGGCGACTTCCTGTGGAACAGCGGCATCTTCATCTGGACGGCGCGAAGCATCCGCAACGCCTTCAAGCGGCACTTGCCCGACATGGAACGGGCCTTCGAGGCCGGCGAGGAAGCGTATGGCACGCCGGACGAGCGCGCCTTCATCGCAAGCGTGTACGGGGACTGCGCCAACATCAGCATCGACTACGGCGTGATGGAAAAGGCCGACAACGTCTTCGTGGTCACCAGCGACTTCGGCTGGAGCGACCTGGGCACCTGGGGGAGCCTATACACCCACTTGCCGCACGACGAGGCCGGCAACGCGGTCGTGGGAGACCAGGTGAAGCTCTACGACTGCGCGCGGACCGTGGTGCATGTGCATGATGACCGACTGGTGGTGCTGCAAGGGCTGGAGGACCACATCGTGGTGAGCACCAAGGATGCACTGCTGGTGGTGCGCAAGCACGACGAACAGAAGATCAAGCAGTTCGTGAACGACGCCACCGCGGAGTGGGGCGACAAATACGTCTGA